The following proteins are co-located in the Paludibaculum fermentans genome:
- a CDS encoding TonB-dependent receptor — MKRFLMGGLLLLHAFAQDPSAAVEGSILDRTGGAIPGARVAIRNLGNGFTQSLDSTPAGAFTFPVLPIGQYELTVEKNGFAPYKTPTLQLNVNQTLRLNILLDVAMAHETLQIEADSTLVQTGSSVLGSVVTHREVSDLPLNGRNFSQLGLLQLGVVPMTTGLTEQGGSRRSGHAYIVNGQRPESNNYLLDGSRAVNRIDGGFALKPPIDAIEEFKILTHTAPAEYGGASGGNTSVVTRSGTNALHGSAYAFLRNDHLDTRNFFVAETEPLKQNQFGATAGGPLVRNRAFFFGYYEGFRNRQGITRGSTVPTTQQRAGDFSHALSSLIDPTTGQPFPGGLIPASSISPLAQSLLKYYPAGNSSPSFFSSTQPLANDTNQSGLKLDFLLSNADTLSARYALSSGLAQNPFSILGADLPGFRVEDELRTQLFSLTETHIAGAFVNTFRGSFFRHWFLLERRLSGLAPRQLGFQYDSTLDFAQGAPFIIINGYSNMGDPAIGPRDTTQNDYDLQDSVAHASGRHNLKLGIGLRRTQVNSNQGHYANGAFVFSTTPSNDSFANFLLGLPSQFTQAGGDFYRGLRSRDFNLYFQDEWRITPSITLNYGARYEISTPFSEINNRLNAFAPGRQSLIQPSAPAGVLYPGDPGVPATIAPTFRKGLMPRLGLAWDVTGRGSTLLRAGYAIFYDALVNGVGGPLRVATQSLPWVTVRQVTGSVNFQQPLGPGPFTSGVFALPMSLFTIAGDLRPPYAQDWNFALQQTLGNQVIDLRYVGTKGTRLPRFIDGNPAVNTPSATAANANRRRQYAGCTSLTQPCTLGYAALVTGGENSTYHSAQAGITRRLQSGVAFAASYTFSKTLDGVSSLHIAGPAPILVSGEMDLAQNPFNLSAEHGPSLFDARHRLVMHGTYEVPTLHAANRLVQSLLRNWQLNGISTLASGTPFTVYDSRNVSLQAPIPPVAGTFASRPDLIANPNAGPHTIQQWVSPAAFRRLNAVTEAGQFGNEGRNVVRGPGLANLDLSLMRTFKATERLDLQFRAESFNALNHPNFGLPVNDLVSPNFGRIVESGPPRLLQFALKLLF; from the coding sequence GTGAAACGCTTTCTCATGGGAGGACTGCTTCTCCTCCATGCCTTTGCCCAGGATCCGTCCGCCGCCGTCGAGGGCAGCATCCTCGACCGCACCGGCGGCGCCATCCCCGGCGCCCGCGTCGCCATCCGCAATCTCGGCAACGGCTTCACCCAGTCTCTCGACTCAACACCCGCCGGAGCCTTCACCTTCCCCGTCCTGCCCATCGGCCAGTACGAACTCACCGTCGAGAAAAACGGCTTCGCCCCCTACAAGACACCCACCCTCCAACTGAACGTCAACCAGACCCTGCGCCTGAACATCCTGCTCGACGTCGCCATGGCCCACGAGACCCTCCAGATCGAGGCCGACAGCACCCTCGTCCAGACCGGCTCCAGCGTGCTCGGCTCCGTCGTCACCCATCGCGAAGTCAGCGACCTCCCCCTCAACGGCCGCAACTTCTCCCAACTCGGCCTCCTCCAGCTCGGCGTCGTCCCCATGACCACCGGCCTCACGGAACAGGGCGGCTCCCGCCGCTCCGGCCACGCCTATATCGTCAACGGCCAGCGCCCCGAATCCAACAACTACCTCCTAGATGGTTCCCGCGCCGTCAATCGCATCGATGGCGGCTTCGCCCTCAAGCCCCCCATCGATGCAATTGAGGAGTTTAAGATCCTAACCCACACGGCCCCCGCCGAATATGGCGGAGCCAGCGGCGGCAACACCAGCGTCGTCACCCGCTCCGGCACCAACGCTCTCCACGGCTCGGCCTACGCCTTCCTCCGCAACGACCACCTCGACACCCGCAACTTCTTCGTCGCCGAAACCGAACCCCTCAAGCAGAATCAGTTCGGAGCCACCGCCGGCGGCCCCCTCGTCCGCAACCGCGCCTTCTTCTTCGGCTACTACGAAGGCTTCCGCAACCGCCAGGGCATCACCCGCGGCTCCACCGTCCCCACCACTCAGCAGCGCGCCGGCGACTTCTCCCATGCCCTGTCTTCGTTAATCGACCCCACCACCGGCCAGCCCTTCCCCGGCGGCCTCATCCCCGCCTCCTCCATCAGCCCGCTCGCCCAATCGCTCCTCAAATACTACCCGGCTGGCAACTCGTCGCCTTCCTTCTTCTCCTCCACCCAGCCCCTCGCCAACGACACCAATCAGAGCGGCCTCAAACTCGACTTCCTCCTCAGCAACGCCGACACCCTCTCCGCCCGCTACGCCCTCTCCAGCGGCCTCGCCCAGAACCCCTTCTCCATCCTCGGAGCCGACCTGCCCGGCTTCCGCGTCGAAGACGAACTCCGCACCCAGCTCTTCAGCCTCACCGAAACCCACATCGCCGGAGCCTTCGTCAACACCTTCCGCGGCTCCTTCTTCCGCCACTGGTTCCTCCTCGAACGCCGCCTCAGCGGCCTCGCCCCGCGCCAACTCGGCTTTCAATACGACTCCACCCTCGACTTCGCCCAGGGCGCCCCGTTCATCATCATCAACGGCTACTCCAACATGGGCGATCCCGCCATCGGACCCCGCGATACCACCCAGAACGACTACGATCTCCAGGACTCCGTCGCCCACGCCTCCGGCCGCCACAACCTGAAACTCGGCATCGGCCTCCGCCGCACCCAGGTCAACTCCAACCAGGGCCACTACGCCAACGGAGCCTTCGTCTTCTCCACCACCCCCTCCAACGACTCCTTCGCCAACTTCCTGCTCGGTCTGCCCAGCCAGTTCACCCAGGCCGGCGGCGACTTCTATCGCGGCCTTCGCAGCCGCGACTTCAATCTCTACTTCCAGGACGAATGGCGCATCACCCCCAGCATCACCCTCAACTACGGAGCGCGCTACGAAATCAGCACCCCCTTCAGCGAGATCAACAATCGCCTGAACGCCTTCGCCCCCGGCCGCCAGTCCCTCATCCAGCCCTCCGCCCCCGCCGGAGTTCTCTATCCCGGCGATCCCGGAGTGCCGGCCACCATCGCCCCCACCTTCCGCAAGGGCCTGATGCCGCGCCTCGGCCTCGCCTGGGACGTCACCGGCCGCGGCTCCACCCTCCTGCGCGCCGGCTACGCCATCTTTTACGATGCCCTCGTCAACGGCGTCGGCGGCCCGCTCCGCGTCGCCACCCAATCCCTCCCCTGGGTCACCGTCCGCCAGGTCACCGGCAGCGTCAACTTCCAGCAGCCCCTCGGCCCCGGCCCCTTCACCTCCGGAGTCTTCGCCCTGCCCATGAGCCTCTTCACCATCGCCGGGGACCTCCGCCCGCCCTACGCGCAGGACTGGAACTTTGCCCTCCAGCAAACCCTCGGCAACCAGGTGATCGACCTCCGCTATGTCGGCACCAAGGGCACGCGCCTGCCGCGCTTCATCGACGGCAACCCGGCCGTCAACACCCCCTCAGCCACCGCCGCCAACGCCAACCGCCGCCGCCAGTACGCCGGCTGCACCAGCCTCACCCAGCCCTGCACCCTCGGCTATGCCGCCCTCGTCACCGGAGGCGAAAACTCCACTTACCACTCGGCCCAGGCCGGCATCACGCGCCGCCTGCAAAGCGGTGTCGCCTTCGCGGCGTCCTACACCTTCTCCAAAACCCTGGACGGCGTCTCCAGCCTCCACATCGCCGGCCCGGCCCCCATCCTTGTTTCAGGCGAAATGGACCTCGCCCAGAATCCCTTCAACCTCAGCGCCGAGCACGGCCCCTCCCTCTTCGACGCCCGGCACCGCCTCGTCATGCACGGCACCTACGAGGTCCCCACCCTCCACGCCGCGAATCGCCTGGTTCAGTCACTCCTCCGCAACTGGCAGCTCAACGGCATTTCCACGCTCGCCAGCGGCACGCCCTTCACGGTCTACGACTCGCGCAACGTCTCCCTGCAGGCGCCCATCCCGCCGGTAGCCGGCACCTTCGCCAGCCGGCCCGATCTGATAGCGAACCCCAACGCCGGCCCCCACACCATCCAGCAATGGGTATCGCCTGCGGCGTTCCGCCGCCTGAACGCCGTCACCGAGGCCGGCCAATTCGGCAACGAAGGCCGCAATGTCGTCAGAGGCCCGGGCCTCGCCAACCTGGATCTCTCGTTGATGCGAACCTTCAAAGCCACGGAACGCCTCGACCTCCAGTTCCGGGCCGAATCCTTCAACGCCCTGAACCACCCCAACTTCGGCCTCCCGGTCAACGACCTGGTCTCCCCCAACTTCGGCCGCATCGTCGAATCCGGCCCCCCGCGCCTCCTCCAGTTCGCCCTGAAGTTGCTCTTCTGA
- a CDS encoding M48 family metallopeptidase, giving the protein MKLEQYSIDYGRYSISYTVVRRVRKTLEIAVEPDSTVSIAAPISASAESIAAKVRKRAPWILAQQRYFDQFNPRTPARRYVAGETHLYLGRQYRLRVTSSQDNFVKLMRGIIEIQSCHPDSREETKVMLDKWYRAKARTKFLERIEACLVRFSRPETVTPKSLALRFMPKRWGSMSGSGRLSLNLRLIQAPVYAIDYVITHELCHRIEPSHSPRYFRILKRAMNDWEKRKERLEQILA; this is encoded by the coding sequence ATGAAGCTTGAGCAGTACAGCATCGATTATGGGAGGTACTCCATCAGCTACACCGTAGTAAGGAGGGTGCGGAAAACACTTGAGATCGCCGTCGAGCCCGATTCGACGGTATCGATTGCCGCGCCAATATCCGCGAGCGCTGAGAGTATTGCAGCGAAAGTGCGCAAGCGCGCACCTTGGATTCTGGCACAGCAACGATACTTCGACCAGTTCAATCCGCGTACTCCAGCGAGACGATACGTCGCTGGTGAAACCCATCTGTATCTCGGGCGCCAGTATAGGCTCAGGGTGACGAGTTCGCAGGACAACTTCGTAAAGCTGATGCGTGGGATCATCGAGATTCAAAGCTGTCACCCAGATAGCCGCGAAGAGACAAAGGTTATGCTGGACAAGTGGTACAGAGCGAAGGCGCGGACGAAGTTCCTAGAACGGATTGAGGCTTGCTTGGTGAGGTTCTCTCGGCCTGAGACCGTCACCCCAAAGAGTTTGGCGCTCCGCTTCATGCCGAAGCGATGGGGATCGATGTCAGGAAGCGGCCGCCTGTCGCTGAATCTGCGTCTGATTCAAGCTCCCGTGTATGCAATTGATTATGTCATTACTCACGAACTCTGCCATCGGATTGAGCCAAGTCACAGCCCAAGGTATTTTCGAATTCTCAAGCGCGCAATGAACGACTGGGAGAAACGAAAAGAGAGGCTCGAGCAAATCCTTGCATAG
- a CDS encoding type I restriction endonuclease subunit R, giving the protein MIFDAAEKIQSQIPAIQMLVALGYKPLSQAELLRLRGGRLRSVVLDEVLADQLLKINRYTYRGREYSFDLEDAHEAMRRLKPTPDRIKGLVATNEDVYDTLLLGTTITKTINGDSKSYSFRYVDWENPRNNQLHVAAEVSIERTSSTQTKRCDIVCFVNGIPFLVIENKRPTETLKKATSQLIGYQSDDDVPQLFHFAQVLLTMNRQEARYATVGTPAKFWQGWRDAADKDEEISTYANRPLTEGEKEAVFSGDFALARPYFEAMVAEGERSVTVQDRTIYALCRSGRLLDLVRRFTVFDGGVRKVARHQQYFGILRAIERLKQYDMEGRRKGGVIWHTQGSGKSLTMVMLGKALAMDRGISNPRIVIVTDRDDLDKQIKDTFKACELTPVRATSGSHLLQLIENKTPLITTIVNKFDTASRSSQQPDTDTNVFVLVDESHRTQAGKHGGHGLFAMKMRRLLPKACYLGFTGTPLLRGERRTLVSFGGLIHSYKIDEAVADEAVVPLLYEGRMVEQQISAGAIDVWFDKISKGLTGQQRADLKRKFSRMTALAKTTQAIRAKAFDISEHYRMHWQGTPFKAQLVAPSKAAAVRFKDVLDEIGHVASEVVISPPDDNEGNEEVDKQSKDLVRKFWEQMMKRYKTEDEYNRQIIDAFKGSGDPEILIVVSKLLTGFDAPRNTVLYICKQLREHNLLQAIARVNRLYEEDGKEKQFGFILDYEGLLGELDSALTEYSAFQDYDDDDVDGTVHDVRGEIGKLRGLHDQLLDLFKSIKNKKDMEQYEQFLADEPTRQDFYARLRAFSRCLHIALSSDKLLDVYTDAEVDRMKRDWKQFSELKRSVQLRYQETVDLKEFEPKIQKLLDDHVVAMPAQVVVEPVNINDPDALEAVVKEAGVSVASKADRIASATRKVIHEKMEADPSFYKRFSELLEETIRDYRARRISEKDYLKKVIDVAAKVARKDRGRDVPERIKGDEDGQAFYGILNGILVDSSGTPVDKDEIAQIALAIIEIIKEHHIVDVWRNDVAQNNMRNAVDDYFFDVLRDQKQIDVPVEKLDDLDEQIMSLARARFPG; this is encoded by the coding sequence ATGATCTTCGACGCCGCCGAGAAGATTCAATCCCAGATTCCGGCCATTCAGATGCTAGTAGCCCTTGGTTACAAGCCATTGAGCCAAGCCGAGTTATTGCGTCTGCGCGGCGGACGCCTGCGCTCAGTTGTACTTGACGAGGTATTGGCCGATCAACTGCTTAAGATCAATCGCTACACCTACAGGGGTCGGGAGTACAGCTTTGACCTCGAGGACGCGCACGAGGCTATGCGCCGTCTGAAGCCCACGCCGGATCGCATCAAGGGCCTCGTTGCTACCAATGAGGACGTCTACGACACCCTCCTCCTCGGCACCACGATCACCAAAACCATTAACGGCGATAGCAAGAGCTATTCCTTCCGCTATGTCGATTGGGAGAACCCCCGGAACAATCAGCTCCACGTGGCAGCCGAGGTCTCGATAGAGCGAACCAGCTCGACGCAGACCAAGCGTTGCGACATTGTCTGCTTTGTCAATGGCATTCCCTTCCTGGTGATCGAGAACAAGCGCCCGACTGAGACGCTGAAGAAGGCGACGAGCCAACTGATCGGCTACCAGAGCGACGACGACGTCCCGCAGCTGTTCCACTTTGCCCAGGTCTTGCTCACCATGAACCGCCAGGAGGCCCGCTACGCAACGGTGGGAACACCTGCGAAGTTCTGGCAGGGATGGCGCGACGCTGCCGATAAGGACGAAGAGATTTCCACATACGCCAATCGTCCATTGACCGAGGGTGAGAAGGAGGCGGTTTTCAGTGGCGATTTTGCCCTGGCACGGCCCTACTTTGAAGCAATGGTCGCGGAGGGGGAACGCAGCGTGACTGTCCAGGACCGGACAATCTACGCACTCTGCCGCTCGGGGCGATTGCTAGATCTGGTCCGCCGCTTTACGGTCTTCGACGGCGGCGTGCGGAAGGTGGCGAGGCATCAGCAGTACTTCGGCATCCTGAGAGCCATCGAGCGTCTGAAGCAGTATGACATGGAGGGCCGGCGCAAGGGTGGTGTCATCTGGCACACGCAAGGCTCGGGCAAGTCGCTGACCATGGTGATGCTGGGCAAGGCGCTAGCCATGGACCGGGGGATTTCTAACCCTCGCATCGTGATCGTCACCGACCGCGATGATCTCGACAAGCAAATCAAGGATACCTTCAAGGCCTGCGAGTTGACGCCGGTGCGCGCCACCAGCGGGTCGCATCTCTTACAGTTGATCGAGAACAAGACGCCGTTGATCACCACGATCGTGAACAAGTTCGATACGGCGTCGCGATCCTCACAACAGCCCGACACGGACACAAACGTCTTTGTGCTGGTGGATGAGAGCCATCGCACGCAGGCAGGCAAGCATGGCGGTCACGGGCTGTTTGCCATGAAGATGCGCCGGCTGTTGCCCAAGGCTTGCTACCTGGGCTTCACTGGGACGCCTCTCTTGCGGGGCGAGAGAAGGACGCTCGTCAGTTTTGGCGGCCTGATTCACTCCTACAAGATCGACGAAGCGGTAGCCGACGAGGCTGTGGTTCCCTTGTTGTACGAGGGGCGGATGGTGGAGCAGCAGATCAGCGCCGGCGCCATCGACGTGTGGTTCGACAAGATCAGCAAAGGTCTCACCGGGCAGCAGAGGGCCGACCTGAAGCGGAAATTCTCGCGAATGACGGCTTTGGCGAAAACCACGCAGGCGATTCGCGCGAAGGCTTTCGACATCTCTGAACACTACAGGATGCATTGGCAGGGAACGCCCTTCAAGGCGCAACTGGTTGCACCTTCGAAGGCTGCGGCCGTGCGCTTCAAGGATGTCCTTGACGAGATCGGCCATGTCGCGAGCGAAGTCGTCATTTCTCCGCCGGACGACAACGAGGGCAATGAAGAGGTAGACAAGCAGTCGAAGGATCTGGTCCGCAAGTTCTGGGAGCAGATGATGAAGCGCTACAAGACGGAGGATGAGTACAATCGGCAAATCATCGATGCGTTCAAAGGTTCAGGCGATCCCGAAATCCTGATTGTCGTATCGAAACTCCTGACCGGGTTCGATGCACCTCGCAACACTGTGCTCTACATCTGCAAGCAGTTGCGCGAGCATAATCTGCTTCAGGCAATCGCTCGCGTCAATCGCCTGTATGAAGAAGACGGCAAAGAGAAGCAGTTTGGCTTCATCCTTGACTATGAAGGGCTACTGGGCGAATTGGATAGCGCGCTGACTGAGTACAGCGCCTTCCAGGATTATGACGACGATGATGTCGATGGAACCGTGCATGATGTTCGCGGCGAAATCGGGAAACTCCGCGGATTGCACGATCAGTTGCTCGACCTCTTCAAGTCCATCAAGAACAAGAAAGACATGGAGCAGTACGAGCAGTTCCTCGCGGACGAGCCGACGCGGCAGGATTTCTATGCGCGCCTCCGGGCTTTCAGCCGTTGCCTGCACATCGCGCTTTCTTCGGACAAGCTGCTTGATGTGTACACCGATGCCGAAGTAGACCGCATGAAGCGGGACTGGAAGCAATTCTCCGAACTGAAGCGCTCGGTGCAGCTTCGTTATCAGGAGACGGTAGATCTGAAGGAGTTTGAGCCAAAAATACAGAAGCTACTCGACGATCACGTCGTGGCTATGCCCGCGCAGGTGGTAGTCGAGCCAGTGAACATCAACGACCCGGATGCGCTCGAGGCGGTAGTCAAAGAAGCCGGCGTTTCGGTGGCTTCAAAGGCGGATCGGATCGCCAGCGCAACGCGAAAGGTAATCCACGAAAAGATGGAGGCAGACCCGAGCTTCTACAAGCGGTTCTCGGAGTTGCTTGAGGAGACCATTCGCGATTACCGGGCGAGACGGATCTCGGAGAAGGACTACTTGAAGAAGGTCATCGATGTTGCCGCGAAGGTTGCGCGGAAGGATCGTGGCCGGGATGTCCCCGAGAGGATCAAAGGGGACGAGGATGGCCAGGCATTCTACGGCATTTTGAATGGCATACTCGTCGACTCTTCCGGGACTCCGGTCGACAAGGATGAGATCGCACAAATCGCGCTGGCCATCATCGAGATCATCAAAGAGCACCACATCGTCGATGTCTGGCGCAACGATGTTGCCCAGAACAACATGCGCAACGCGGTGGACGACTATTTCTTTGATGTGCTGCGCGATCAAAAGCAGATCGACGTGCCCGTTGAGAAACTTGACGATCTCGACGAACAGATCATGAGCCTGGCGCGCGCGAGGTTCCCTGGATGA
- a CDS encoding restriction endonuclease subunit S has product MSKKKPQALRKYINIKHGFAFSSEFYSDSGDYVLLTPGNFLEQGGFRWLGEKQKYYAGDVPEEYVLSPGQMLIAMTEQAPGLLGSTFLVPKGKAYLHNQRLGLVIVKDRDTLNAEYLHYYFSSASVRQQIAKESAGTKVKHTSPDKLLGLPINLPPFEEQQRIAALLQTWDDAIDKKSRILGIKTRLYSCLVETLLVGPTLKLHSYRKKSARPLLLFTHELTARNSANVLGRDLVMGVSNANGIVPMREQTIGSDLSRYKILPPRAFAYNPMRINVGSIAMSRLDSDVLASPDYVLFACKKDVLDPDYFDHLCNTHWWKHHINESGSGSVRQRIYYADLAALRVVIPPFEKQKQIADCLNLAKREIELIEAQIAALNQQKRGLMQKLLTGQWRVMPLRGEMSKKGVARGKART; this is encoded by the coding sequence ATGAGTAAGAAGAAGCCGCAAGCACTCCGTAAGTACATTAACATTAAGCACGGGTTTGCGTTCTCGAGTGAATTCTACTCCGATTCGGGAGACTATGTCCTCCTAACTCCGGGAAATTTTCTGGAACAAGGGGGCTTTCGATGGCTAGGCGAAAAGCAGAAATACTACGCGGGCGACGTTCCAGAAGAGTATGTATTGTCTCCTGGGCAGATGCTAATCGCGATGACCGAGCAGGCTCCCGGGCTACTCGGATCGACGTTTCTTGTCCCAAAAGGGAAAGCCTATCTTCACAATCAACGCTTAGGCCTCGTAATTGTCAAAGATCGCGATACGCTGAATGCGGAATACCTTCATTACTACTTTTCATCAGCATCTGTGAGGCAGCAGATTGCCAAAGAATCCGCGGGGACGAAAGTCAAGCACACTTCACCAGATAAGCTGCTCGGTCTTCCGATTAACCTTCCGCCTTTTGAAGAACAGCAAAGGATTGCAGCCCTCTTGCAGACCTGGGATGACGCTATCGACAAAAAATCTCGCATTCTGGGAATCAAGACAAGACTTTACTCCTGCCTGGTCGAGACGCTTCTAGTCGGACCAACATTGAAGCTGCATTCCTATCGCAAGAAGTCGGCGAGGCCTCTTTTACTCTTCACGCATGAGCTAACCGCACGCAATTCAGCAAACGTATTGGGGCGTGATCTCGTAATGGGCGTAAGTAACGCAAACGGAATCGTTCCGATGCGGGAGCAAACGATCGGAAGCGATCTTTCGCGGTACAAGATACTTCCGCCGAGGGCGTTCGCCTATAATCCGATGCGTATTAATGTCGGCTCGATAGCGATGTCGCGCTTGGACTCCGATGTTTTGGCCAGTCCGGACTATGTGCTCTTTGCGTGCAAAAAAGACGTGCTCGATCCGGACTACTTTGACCACCTCTGCAATACGCATTGGTGGAAGCACCACATCAATGAATCCGGATCGGGCAGCGTGCGTCAGCGAATCTACTATGCGGATCTTGCCGCGTTGCGCGTTGTCATTCCACCTTTTGAGAAGCAGAAACAGATTGCAGACTGCCTCAATTTAGCAAAACGCGAGATCGAGTTGATTGAGGCGCAAATCGCTGCACTCAACCAGCAGAAGCGCGGCCTGATGCAGAAACTGTTGACCGGCCAATGGCGTGTAATGCCGCTACGAGGGGAAATGTCCAAGAAGGGTGTAGCGCGGGGCAAGGCAAGAACATGA
- a CDS encoding virulence RhuM family protein — MSNGELILYTSEDGAARIQLRAEGGTVWLSLAQIADLFGRDKSVISRHIKAIFEEGELVSDSVVARYATTAADGKTYQVDYYSLEMILAIGYRVRSQRGIEFRRWASTTLKEYLVKGFVLDTQRLKDPAWDYFDELLERIREIRASEARFYQKVREILSLSEDYDPKSQAAQVFYAIIQNKMLHAVTGHTAAELITARANAGLPNMGLTAWKGSRVRKGDVATAKNYLAEKEISDLNLIVTMFLDTADLRARRRHTMRLADWEVVLDGFLRSNELPLLTNAGSVSAAQAEKAAFERYEAFDARRREQLAAGDDSDIAELERIARHPKKRILGSNDE; from the coding sequence ATGTCAAACGGTGAGCTGATTCTCTACACCTCTGAGGACGGTGCGGCCAGGATTCAACTGCGCGCCGAGGGAGGAACGGTATGGCTTTCACTGGCCCAGATCGCGGACCTGTTCGGAAGAGATAAGTCGGTGATTTCACGGCACATCAAGGCGATTTTCGAGGAAGGTGAGCTGGTCTCCGATTCAGTTGTTGCGCGCTATGCAACAACTGCCGCCGATGGCAAGACCTACCAGGTGGACTATTACAGCCTCGAGATGATTCTCGCCATCGGCTACCGGGTTCGTTCGCAGCGCGGCATCGAGTTCCGCCGGTGGGCTTCGACCACGCTCAAAGAATACCTCGTCAAGGGCTTCGTCCTCGATACCCAGCGTCTCAAAGACCCGGCGTGGGACTACTTCGATGAACTGCTCGAACGCATTCGGGAGATTCGTGCTTCCGAGGCGCGGTTCTACCAGAAGGTGCGCGAGATCCTCTCGCTCAGCGAGGACTACGATCCGAAGTCCCAGGCGGCGCAGGTCTTCTACGCCATCATTCAGAACAAGATGCTGCACGCCGTTACCGGTCACACGGCGGCCGAATTGATCACCGCCCGCGCCAATGCGGGCCTGCCCAACATGGGACTTACGGCATGGAAGGGTTCGCGCGTACGCAAAGGCGACGTTGCCACGGCCAAGAACTATCTGGCGGAGAAGGAGATCAGCGACCTCAACCTGATCGTCACCATGTTCCTCGACACCGCCGATCTGCGCGCCAGGCGCCGACACACGATGAGGCTGGCCGATTGGGAAGTGGTTCTTGATGGCTTCTTGCGCTCGAATGAACTGCCTCTGCTGACCAATGCCGGAAGCGTCTCCGCCGCGCAAGCCGAGAAGGCTGCATTCGAACGATATGAGGCCTTCGACGCTAGGCGCCGGGAGCAGCTTGCCGCGGGGGACGACAGCGACATCGCGGAGCTGGAGAGAATCGCCCGGCATCCCAAGAAGCGCATCCTCGGGAGCAACGATGAGTAA
- a CDS encoding type I restriction-modification system subunit M — protein MTDQLTQNQVNQAAWTACDTFRGAVDPAQYKDYILVMLFLKYISDHWNDHVANYRRQYGNDDVRMRRRLERERFILPEGCSFYDLHAQRSEANIGELINMVLEKIEDKNRIKLEGVFRNIDFNSESNLGRVKDRNRRLKNVLEDFAKPALDLSPSRVNEDIIGECYIYLISRFASDAGKKAGEFYTPAAVSRLLARLAGPAPGNTICDPACGSGSLLIRAAEEVGSDNYALYGQEVNGATWALARMNMFLHSKDAARIEWCDTLNSPALIEDDRLMKFDIVVANPPFSLDKWGAESAEKDKHKRFWRGIPPKSKGDYAFISHMVEIARPRSGRVAVIVPHGVLFRGGSEGRIRQAFIEENLLDAVVGLPANLFTTTGIPVAILVFDRSREQGGTNEDRKDILFIDASKEFAPGKTQNLMTDEHTQKVIDTYRTRAELDKYSHLASPEEIRENEYNLNIPRYVDTFEPEEEIDVAALQKEINRLEDELVGVRGQMAGYLKELGIHVKR, from the coding sequence ATGACCGATCAACTCACCCAGAACCAGGTAAATCAAGCAGCATGGACGGCATGTGACACATTCCGCGGGGCTGTGGACCCGGCGCAGTACAAGGACTACATCCTGGTGATGCTGTTCCTCAAGTACATCTCCGACCACTGGAACGACCACGTCGCGAACTATCGCCGTCAGTACGGAAACGACGATGTGCGGATGCGCCGCCGCCTTGAGCGTGAGCGCTTCATTCTTCCCGAGGGATGCAGCTTCTATGATCTCCACGCGCAGCGGAGTGAAGCGAACATTGGCGAACTCATCAATATGGTGCTCGAAAAGATCGAAGACAAGAACCGCATCAAGCTCGAAGGCGTCTTTCGCAACATCGACTTCAACTCCGAGTCGAATCTAGGCCGCGTGAAAGACCGGAACCGCCGCCTCAAGAACGTGCTTGAAGACTTCGCCAAACCCGCACTTGATCTCAGCCCCTCGCGAGTCAATGAGGATATCATCGGCGAGTGCTACATCTATCTGATTTCGCGCTTCGCCTCCGATGCGGGCAAGAAGGCTGGTGAATTCTATACGCCGGCTGCTGTCTCGCGTCTGCTGGCCCGGCTGGCGGGCCCGGCGCCGGGTAACACCATCTGCGACCCAGCCTGTGGTTCCGGTTCGTTGTTGATTCGCGCCGCAGAAGAGGTGGGTTCGGACAACTACGCGCTCTACGGTCAGGAGGTCAATGGCGCAACGTGGGCGCTTGCCCGCATGAACATGTTCCTCCACTCCAAGGATGCCGCGCGCATCGAGTGGTGTGACACGCTCAACAGTCCGGCCCTGATCGAAGACGACCGGTTGATGAAGTTCGATATCGTCGTAGCCAATCCACCCTTTTCGCTCGATAAGTGGGGCGCGGAAAGCGCTGAAAAGGACAAGCACAAACGCTTCTGGCGTGGTATTCCACCGAAGTCAAAAGGCGACTACGCTTTCATCTCGCATATGGTCGAGATTGCGCGCCCGCGCAGCGGCCGCGTTGCCGTCATCGTTCCGCATGGCGTTCTCTTCCGTGGCGGCAGCGAAGGCAGAATCCGTCAGGCGTTCATCGAGGAGAACCTACTCGACGCCGTTGTCGGCCTACCTGCCAATCTCTTCACGACGACGGGCATCCCGGTCGCCATTCTGGTCTTCGATCGCTCCCGTGAGCAGGGCGGCACGAACGAGGACCGCAAGGACATCCTCTTCATCGACGCCAGTAAGGAGTTCGCACCGGGCAAGACGCAGAATCTGATGACCGATGAGCACACTCAAAAGGTCATCGACACGTATCGCACGCGAGCCGAACTCGACAAGTACTCGCACCTCGCCTCCCCTGAGGAGATCCGGGAGAACGAGTACAACCTCAACATTCCTCGCTACGTGGACACCTTCGAGCCCGAAGAAGAGATCGATGTGGCCGCGCTGCAGAAGGAGATCAACCGGCTGGAGGACGAACTGGTCGGAGTGCGCGGCCAGATGGCTGGCTACCTCAAGGAGTTGGGCATCCATGTCAAACGGTGA